In uncultured Bacteroides sp., one genomic interval encodes:
- a CDS encoding PG0541 family transporter-associated protein translates to MKSVLITFDQAFYDSVIAILDRNSCRGFSYVEDVRGRGSKTGDPHYGSHAWPSMCSAIITVVEDDRVDRLLEMLHRLDKSTEQLGLRAFVWNIEKSI, encoded by the coding sequence ATGAAATCAGTATTGATAACTTTTGACCAAGCCTTTTACGATAGCGTGATAGCTATTCTTGATAGAAATAGTTGCCGTGGATTTTCTTATGTTGAAGATGTAAGAGGAAGGGGTAGTAAAACGGGGGATCCTCATTATGGAAGTCATGCGTGGCCATCCATGTGCTCTGCTATTATTACAGTTGTAGAAGATGATAGAGTTGACCGACTTCTGGAAATGCTTCATCGCCTGGATAAATCCACCGAACAACTTGGACTTCGTGCTTTTGTCTGGAATATAGAGAAGAGTATCTAA
- a CDS encoding efflux RND transporter permease subunit, with the protein MSIYKGAVNRPVMTSLCFVAVLVLGLFSLKKLPIDLYPNIETNTIMVMTSYQGASASDIENNVSRPLENVLNTVSNLKHITSKSRENISVITLEFDYGKNIDELTNDVRDKLDLVKSSLPDGAENPTIFKFSTDMIPIIVLSAKAKESMPALYKILDEGVANPLARIGGVGTVSVSGAPKRQIQVYIDPVRLEAYHLSVETISAIIAAENKNVPGGNFDIGSNTYSLRVEGEFDDASQMANIVVGSFNGKNIYLKDVARIKDSVEERTQETYNDGVQGAMIVIQKQTGANSVEIADKVRAALPSLQAKLPSDVKLDIIVDTSDNIKNTIASLADVIRDALIFVGLVVFIFLGRWRSCVIILITIPLSLVASFIYLAVTGSSLNIISLSSLSIAIGLVVDDAIVVLENVTTHIERGSHPKQAAVHGTNEMALSVVASTLTLFAVFFPLTLVSGMTGVLFRELGWMVCIIMAISLICALTLTPMMSSQLLQLNPKHNKVFEKFYSPIKRGLDQLDVSYAQLVNWAVRHRTVVVAGGFIFFIASMFLFKFIGTEFMPTQDNGRIGVTLEMPIGTRTELSRDIALKIEKQWKSKYPEIQVINFTVGQASSDNAWASMSDNGTHIMSFNIRLSDPADRKRGIEEICNEMRKDLDNYPELKKFMVNVGGSRSSMMGSGQATLDLEVYGYDFTQTDQIAKDLRERISKVPGCVDVTISRGDYQPEYQIKFDREKLALNGLNLSTAATYARNRINGATASKYREEGDEYDIKVMYAPEYRQSIESIENIMVYNSQGKGIRIKDLGTVVEESAPPTIERKDRERVNTVQAVISGASMDKVVAAARQQISQMNVPSGVTVQVSGTYEDQQESFSDLLTLGGLIIILVFIVMAAEFESLTYPFIIMFALPFALSGVLIALWMSGSTLNLMSAIGMIMLIGIVVKNGIVLVDYINLNRERGLGIINSVVKGGKSRLRPVLMTSLTAILGMIPMAIGGGQGSEMWKPMGIAIIGGLTISTVLTLVIVPVLYCIFAGTGVKRRRKKMREFEAALNAVENNNE; encoded by the coding sequence TAAGTCAAGAGAAAATATCTCTGTAATTACCTTGGAGTTTGATTATGGAAAAAATATCGATGAACTGACAAACGACGTTCGAGATAAACTGGATTTAGTTAAGTCTTCTTTGCCGGATGGTGCCGAAAATCCTACTATCTTTAAGTTTAGTACAGATATGATTCCTATTATCGTGCTTTCTGCCAAAGCAAAAGAGAGCATGCCCGCCTTGTATAAGATTCTGGATGAAGGTGTTGCCAATCCGCTTGCCAGAATTGGCGGTGTAGGAACTGTTTCTGTTTCCGGTGCTCCGAAGCGTCAGATTCAGGTATATATAGATCCGGTTCGTTTGGAAGCATATCATCTGAGTGTGGAAACTATTTCGGCAATTATTGCTGCAGAGAATAAGAATGTGCCGGGCGGTAATTTCGATATTGGTAGTAATACTTATTCTTTAAGAGTAGAAGGAGAATTTGATGATGCTTCACAAATGGCAAACATTGTTGTAGGTAGCTTTAATGGCAAGAATATCTATCTGAAAGATGTTGCTAGAATTAAAGATTCTGTTGAAGAGCGTACTCAGGAAACTTATAATGATGGGGTACAGGGAGCAATGATTGTTATCCAGAAGCAAACGGGTGCAAACTCTGTGGAAATTGCGGATAAGGTACGTGCTGCTTTACCTTCTTTGCAAGCAAAACTTCCATCTGATGTGAAGCTGGATATTATTGTAGATACATCAGACAATATTAAAAATACAATTGCATCGTTGGCCGATGTAATACGTGATGCATTAATCTTTGTGGGATTAGTTGTGTTTATTTTCCTTGGAAGGTGGAGATCTTGCGTGATTATTCTTATAACTATACCGCTCTCTTTGGTAGCTTCGTTTATCTATCTGGCGGTTACGGGTAGTTCTCTGAATATTATTTCTTTGTCTTCTCTGTCTATTGCTATTGGATTGGTGGTGGATGATGCCATTGTGGTTTTGGAGAATGTAACCACGCATATTGAAAGAGGTAGTCATCCCAAACAGGCTGCCGTTCATGGAACAAATGAGATGGCATTATCTGTTGTTGCCTCTACACTGACTTTATTTGCGGTATTCTTCCCGCTGACTTTGGTTTCGGGTATGACGGGTGTCTTGTTCCGTGAGTTAGGTTGGATGGTTTGTATTATTATGGCCATCTCTCTCATCTGTGCATTGACACTGACTCCAATGATGAGTTCTCAGTTGCTTCAGTTAAATCCAAAGCATAATAAAGTTTTCGAGAAGTTCTATTCTCCTATTAAAAGAGGATTAGATCAGCTGGATGTATCTTATGCACAACTGGTAAACTGGGCGGTTCGCCATCGAACAGTTGTTGTTGCGGGAGGTTTTATTTTCTTTATTGCGTCTATGTTCTTATTTAAGTTCATAGGTACAGAGTTTATGCCTACCCAGGATAACGGGCGAATTGGTGTAACTCTTGAAATGCCTATTGGTACACGCACAGAGTTATCGCGTGATATAGCGCTGAAAATAGAAAAACAATGGAAGAGCAAATATCCTGAGATTCAGGTTATCAACTTTACTGTTGGTCAGGCTTCTTCGGATAATGCCTGGGCTTCTATGAGTGATAATGGAACTCATATTATGTCTTTCAATATCCGTTTGTCTGATCCGGCTGATCGTAAACGTGGAATTGAGGAAATCTGTAATGAGATGCGTAAAGACCTTGATAACTATCCGGAATTGAAGAAGTTTATGGTAAACGTTGGAGGTAGCAGGTCGAGCATGATGGGTAGCGGACAAGCTACACTCGACCTTGAAGTTTACGGATACGATTTTACACAAACCGATCAGATTGCCAAAGATTTAAGAGAACGCATCAGTAAGGTACCTGGATGTGTGGATGTTACAATCAGCCGTGGAGATTATCAACCTGAATACCAGATTAAGTTCGATCGTGAGAAACTTGCATTGAATGGATTGAATCTTTCTACTGCAGCAACTTATGCAAGAAATAGAATCAATGGTGCAACAGCATCTAAATATCGAGAAGAGGGTGATGAATATGATATCAAGGTAATGTATGCTCCCGAATATAGACAGTCTATTGAATCTATTGAAAATATAATGGTGTATAATAGCCAGGGTAAAGGGATACGTATTAAAGATCTTGGAACTGTTGTTGAAGAAAGTGCACCTCCTACAATTGAACGAAAAGACCGCGAACGCGTAAATACGGTTCAGGCCGTAATCTCAGGAGCTTCAATGGATAAGGTTGTAGCTGCCGCTCGTCAGCAAATATCTCAAATGAATGTTCCTTCGGGTGTAACAGTACAGGTTTCCGGTACTTACGAAGATCAGCAGGAATCATTCTCCGACTTGTTAACACTCGGTGGACTTATTATTATTCTGGTATTTATTGTGATGGCAGCAGAATTTGAGTCTCTTACCTATCCGTTTATTATCATGTTTGCATTGCCGTTTGCATTGTCGGGAGTACTCATCGCTTTGTGGATGTCTGGCAGTACGCTGAATTTGATGTCGGCAATTGGTATGATTATGTTGATTGGTATTGTGGTTAAGAATGGTATTGTACTTGTGGATTATATAAACTTGAATCGTGAACGCGGCTTGGGTATTATTAATTCCGTTGTAAAAGGAGGTAAGTCTCGTTTACGCCCGGTATTAATGACTTCATTAACTGCTATACTTGGTATGATTCCAATGGCTATAGGTGGAGGACAAGGATCGGAAATGTGGAAACCTATGGGTATTGCAATCATTGGCGGACTAACTATTTCTACCGTGTTAACCTTGGTTATTGTGCCGGTTCTGTATTGTATCTTTGCCGGAACTGGTGTGAAACGCCGACGTAAGAAAATGCGTGAGTTTGAAGCTGCATTGAATGCTGTAGAAAATAATAATGAATAA